The following proteins come from a genomic window of Synechococcus sp. BIOS-E4-1:
- a CDS encoding UPF0182 family protein: MSLLKRGLPFLLRRSGVWLLLAFPAFWLFARLQVEWSWFSQFGHEGIYLQRLGFQVLGAGLALLLVLLTAWWRHRWMRAYVPTPRGEIPALRGGVYSLSLLACLSILLSVLAITTRLAWLAWKQPFLLAHWWSVPFQPEWTVLIISILLILLITIGLGRRRRINLAFLYGSLCICVVAGRSWGLWALAITIPDAGSTDPLLGADLSFGLGRFSAIALVLELLLLQILLTLSTSAWSRLTRPPCLSDWGFPGWNTQERALLRPVLALLLLVLAALTWLVRHQLLWTQSGLVAGAGWLDIHLRLPLRQCVALLLVLMAGTFVPWPGERQFPRRRLRTALFTLALIAVLAELLLSPIVQWIVVRPKELQLETPYISRSISATRQAYQLDSIKARGSTPTQEISEQDLVKGASTLQNIRLWDSQPMLDTNRQLQQLRVYYQFANASVDRYPLHEEINENQQVIISARELDQAALPKRSRTWQNRHFVFTHGFGFTLNPVNTREPDGLPAYFISDLGQSTQIQGNESLGISKEDVEREVPIGRAALYFGALHSPYAVAPTLIEEFDYPEGDDNTYNHYSGSAGVSLEHQWQRITAATYLGDPRFLNTGALTTESRLLLRRDVKERVRTLAPFLDLMGDPYLVSVPIDDAPSGYQQSQHQYWIVDGFTSSRTVPYAAKLPDGRPLRYLRNSVKAVVDAYNGTVHLYINEPNDPIIQAWGNVFPSLFESLQEMPANLKRHLMVPKAQFELQVQQLLRYHVTNPRIFYSGDDVWQVPMELYGKNQVPVAPYRITAQIKQSPSSEFLLLQPLTPLARPNLSAWLAARNDGEHYGELVLLRFPSDVPIFGPEQVQALINQNPEISQQFALWDRAGSQVVQGNLLVVPVGDSLLYVEPIYLRARQGGLPTLTRIVVSDGRRVAMAADLDNGLTTLLNKRRQETKETP; the protein is encoded by the coding sequence TTGAGCCTGCTCAAACGGGGCCTTCCCTTCCTATTGCGTCGATCAGGGGTATGGCTGCTGCTGGCGTTTCCCGCTTTCTGGCTGTTCGCCAGACTTCAGGTTGAGTGGTCGTGGTTCTCCCAGTTCGGGCATGAAGGGATCTACCTCCAGCGACTGGGCTTTCAGGTTCTTGGTGCTGGGTTAGCACTGTTGCTGGTGCTGCTCACCGCCTGGTGGCGACACCGATGGATGCGGGCCTATGTCCCCACACCACGTGGAGAGATCCCAGCGCTGCGAGGGGGCGTCTATTCCCTTTCATTGCTCGCCTGCCTCTCAATCCTTCTCAGCGTTCTTGCCATCACGACACGGCTGGCTTGGCTGGCATGGAAGCAACCTTTTCTGCTGGCCCACTGGTGGAGTGTTCCATTTCAGCCGGAATGGACCGTTCTCATCATCAGCATTCTGCTGATCCTGCTGATCACGATTGGCCTTGGACGCAGGCGACGAATCAACCTTGCCTTCCTTTATGGAAGCCTCTGCATCTGTGTTGTGGCAGGTCGGAGCTGGGGCCTCTGGGCACTGGCTATCACGATTCCTGATGCAGGCTCGACGGATCCACTGCTGGGCGCAGATCTCAGTTTCGGATTAGGTCGCTTTTCAGCAATCGCGCTGGTCCTTGAGCTGTTGTTGCTGCAGATCCTGCTGACGTTGAGCACGTCGGCCTGGAGTCGCCTGACCCGGCCCCCCTGCCTGAGTGACTGGGGCTTTCCAGGCTGGAACACCCAGGAACGTGCATTGCTGCGTCCTGTACTGGCACTGCTGCTGCTGGTGCTAGCTGCACTCACATGGCTTGTGCGTCATCAACTGCTCTGGACCCAGAGCGGATTGGTTGCCGGTGCTGGCTGGCTTGATATCCATTTGAGGCTGCCTCTGCGGCAGTGTGTTGCACTTCTGCTGGTGCTGATGGCCGGGACCTTTGTGCCATGGCCGGGAGAAAGACAATTCCCTCGACGACGGCTGAGAACAGCACTGTTCACTCTTGCTTTGATCGCCGTCCTCGCGGAACTGCTGCTTTCGCCGATTGTTCAGTGGATCGTGGTCCGCCCTAAAGAACTGCAACTCGAAACTCCCTACATCAGTCGCTCAATTTCAGCCACACGTCAGGCCTATCAACTGGATTCCATCAAAGCCCGGGGCAGCACGCCAACTCAGGAGATCAGTGAGCAGGATCTGGTCAAAGGAGCAAGCACGCTGCAAAACATCAGGCTCTGGGACAGCCAACCGATGCTGGACACCAATCGTCAGCTGCAACAACTGAGGGTTTACTACCAATTCGCGAATGCATCCGTTGATCGATATCCGCTCCATGAAGAAATCAATGAAAACCAACAGGTGATCATTTCAGCGCGCGAATTGGATCAGGCTGCACTTCCAAAGCGTTCGCGAACCTGGCAGAACCGTCATTTTGTTTTCACTCATGGTTTTGGCTTCACACTGAATCCTGTCAATACACGTGAACCTGATGGTCTCCCCGCTTACTTCATCAGCGACCTGGGACAATCCACACAAATTCAAGGAAATGAGTCGCTGGGTATTAGCAAGGAAGATGTTGAGCGTGAAGTACCGATAGGCCGAGCCGCTCTTTACTTTGGAGCCCTGCATTCCCCCTACGCAGTAGCACCCACACTCATCGAGGAATTTGATTACCCCGAGGGTGATGACAACACCTACAACCATTACTCAGGGTCAGCTGGTGTCTCGCTTGAACATCAGTGGCAGAGGATTACCGCCGCGACTTACCTTGGTGATCCCCGCTTTCTAAACACAGGAGCTCTGACCACTGAGTCTCGATTGCTTCTGAGGCGCGATGTCAAAGAAAGAGTCAGAACGCTTGCACCATTTCTTGATCTGATGGGAGATCCTTATCTTGTATCCGTTCCCATCGATGATGCTCCCAGTGGCTATCAGCAAAGTCAGCACCAATACTGGATTGTTGATGGATTTACATCATCAAGAACAGTTCCCTATGCAGCAAAGCTTCCTGACGGTCGACCTTTGCGGTATCTCCGCAATTCTGTGAAGGCGGTTGTTGATGCCTATAACGGCACAGTTCATCTTTACATCAATGAACCGAATGATCCGATCATTCAAGCTTGGGGCAACGTTTTCCCATCACTATTTGAATCCTTGCAAGAGATGCCTGCCAACCTGAAACGACACTTGATGGTCCCTAAGGCACAGTTTGAATTGCAAGTTCAGCAACTGCTGCGTTACCACGTTACTAATCCTCGAATTTTTTACAGCGGGGATGATGTCTGGCAAGTACCGATGGAGTTGTACGGAAAGAATCAGGTTCCCGTAGCTCCCTACCGCATCACCGCACAGATCAAACAAAGTCCAAGTTCAGAGTTTCTTTTACTTCAACCGCTCACTCCACTCGCACGTCCCAATCTTTCAGCCTGGTTGGCGGCACGTAATGATGGTGAGCATTATGGAGAGCTTGTTCTGCTGCGATTCCCCAGCGATGTTCCAATTTTTGGCCCTGAACAGGTCCAAGCACTGATCAATCAAAATCCTGAAATCAGTCAGCAGTTCGCTCTCTGGGATCGGGCAGGCTCACAGGTTGTGCAAGGAAATTTACTTGTCGTACCTGTGGGTGATTCGCTTTTGTATGTGGAACCGATTTATCTTCGAGCTCGGCAGGGGGGGCTGCCGACATTGACAAGAATCGTGGTCAGCGATGGACGTCGCGTCGCAATGGCAGCTGATCTGGACAATGGTTTGACGACACTCCTCAACAAACGAAGACAGGAAACAAAGGAAACGCCATAA
- a CDS encoding peroxiredoxin translates to MSSLRVGQKAPDFTATAVVDQEFKEISLEQYRGKYVVLFFYPLDFTFVCPTEITAFSDRYSDFSSKNTEVLGVSVDSQFSHLAWIQSPRNQGGLGDINYPLVADLKKEIATSYNVLDEEEGVALRGLFIIDPEGVIMHSTINNLPVGRNVDETLRVLQAFQYVQSNPDEVCPANWTPGEKTMKPDPVGSKEFFAAIN, encoded by the coding sequence ATGTCTTCGCTGCGCGTGGGCCAAAAGGCTCCCGATTTCACTGCTACAGCAGTGGTTGACCAGGAGTTCAAGGAAATTAGCCTCGAGCAGTATCGCGGTAAATACGTCGTGCTGTTCTTTTATCCGCTGGATTTCACCTTTGTTTGTCCCACTGAAATTACCGCATTCAGTGATCGCTACTCAGATTTCTCCTCCAAAAACACCGAAGTTCTGGGTGTTTCTGTAGACAGTCAGTTCAGCCATCTGGCATGGATCCAGAGCCCACGAAACCAGGGTGGTCTTGGTGATATCAACTATCCCCTTGTGGCCGATCTTAAGAAAGAGATTGCCACTTCCTACAACGTGCTCGATGAAGAGGAAGGTGTTGCACTGCGTGGATTATTCATCATTGATCCCGAGGGTGTGATCATGCACTCAACCATTAATAATCTTCCTGTTGGGCGAAACGTCGATGAAACCCTGCGCGTTCTGCAGGCCTTCCAGTACGTGCAGTCAAATCCAGATGAGGTTTGCCCTGCAAACTGGACTCCAGGTGAAAAGACCATGAAGCCTGACCCCGTTGGCAGCAAAGAGTTTTTCGCTGCGATCAACTGA
- a CDS encoding M23 family metallopeptidase, whose product MKPLFLAVTAITSSSALFAVSQLSGYADSDHYTPQQLLSALPNVTSLIWVELAADSDLSVISRELDLSLKELSELNEQSAGAILKEGSWLVLPEASRGDVADSSRFVPGSLRTTAPLSSPPTPKDVVEIKSDQSLSSFVRDHGITLQQLKDLNPGVQLSRMLVTGSKVRVAKARPLLGIRPLRSGGASWPDLPGFSGSDDFHASQSFIWPTKGVFTSGYGWRWGRMHKGIDIANNVGTPILAAKDGVIAYAGWSSGYGYLVEMSHADGSSTRYAHNSRLLVRKGQMVPQGSRISLMGSTGRSTGPHLHFEIRRPGGAALDPMAMLPARRV is encoded by the coding sequence ATGAAGCCCCTTTTCTTAGCTGTTACCGCGATTACTTCCAGCAGTGCGCTGTTCGCGGTTTCACAGCTTTCAGGGTATGCCGATTCCGACCACTACACCCCGCAGCAGCTCCTCTCTGCATTGCCCAATGTCACCTCTCTGATCTGGGTCGAGCTTGCAGCAGACAGCGATCTCAGTGTGATTTCCAGAGAGCTTGATCTCTCTTTGAAAGAGCTATCAGAACTGAATGAACAGTCAGCCGGGGCCATCCTCAAGGAAGGCAGCTGGCTGGTTCTACCTGAAGCCAGTCGTGGTGATGTCGCTGATTCATCCCGATTTGTTCCTGGTTCACTGCGCACCACCGCTCCTTTGAGTTCTCCACCAACTCCGAAAGATGTGGTTGAGATCAAGTCAGATCAGTCCTTGTCTTCGTTTGTCAGGGACCATGGCATCACTCTTCAGCAATTGAAGGATCTCAACCCTGGTGTTCAGCTTTCCAGGATGTTGGTCACCGGAAGCAAGGTCAGGGTTGCCAAAGCACGTCCTTTGCTGGGAATACGTCCTTTGAGATCAGGCGGTGCGAGCTGGCCCGATCTTCCTGGCTTCTCAGGATCGGATGACTTTCACGCTTCTCAGTCCTTCATCTGGCCGACAAAAGGTGTTTTCACCTCCGGTTACGGATGGCGATGGGGTCGGATGCACAAGGGCATCGACATCGCCAACAATGTCGGCACTCCGATTCTGGCGGCCAAGGACGGTGTGATTGCGTATGCAGGTTGGAGCAGTGGTTATGGCTATCTCGTTGAGATGTCCCACGCAGACGGTTCCTCCACACGCTACGCCCACAACAGTCGTCTACTGGTCAGAAAAGGTCAGATGGTCCCCCAGGGCTCCCGTATTTCCTTGATGGGAAGCACTGGTCGTAGTACAGGCCCTCATCTTCATTTCGAGATTCGTCGTCCAGGTGGTGCCGCCCTTGATCCAATGGCCATGCTTCCTGCACGCCGTGTCTGA
- a CDS encoding tRNA (cytidine(34)-2'-O)-methyltransferase: MSAAPGMILAPTPLRVALFEPRIPPNTGSIARTCAAFGLPLALIEPLGFSIDDRHLKRAGLDYWPFVDLSVHQDFDQFLSSLPKPSRLIGCSRRGGQTLQTMRFQQGDVLLFGREDIGLPDPIRTQCDQILTIPMPCSAADDGRGGVRSLNLSVACGIVSYHAGWQLQLW, encoded by the coding sequence ATGTCCGCTGCCCCAGGAATGATTTTGGCTCCCACACCATTGAGGGTTGCTCTGTTTGAACCCAGGATTCCACCCAACACTGGCAGCATCGCGCGGACTTGTGCAGCATTCGGCTTACCTCTTGCCCTGATCGAGCCACTCGGATTTTCGATTGATGACCGTCATCTCAAGCGAGCTGGGCTGGACTACTGGCCCTTTGTTGATCTCTCCGTCCATCAGGATTTCGATCAGTTTCTGAGCAGTCTTCCTAAGCCTTCACGCTTGATTGGTTGCAGCCGTCGCGGTGGGCAGACCCTTCAGACCATGCGTTTTCAGCAGGGTGATGTTCTGTTGTTCGGACGCGAAGACATCGGACTGCCTGATCCGATCAGGACGCAGTGCGATCAAATTCTCACCATTCCGATGCCATGCAGCGCGGCTGATGATGGTCGCGGAGGTGTTCGCAGTCTGAACCTGTCCGTCGCCTGCGGAATCGTCAGTTATCACGCCGGATGGCAGCTTCAGTTGTGGTAA